From Pseudomonas hormoni:
CTGGTCCGTGCAAGCAATGTTCCCGAGGCTTTCCTGCGAAAAGTCCGATCAATAATAAAAAAGGGGTATGAACAAATGGCAACACGTGAAACCGGCAACGTGAAGTGGTTCAACGACGCCAAGGGCTACGGTTTTATTCAGCGCGCGGACGGGGTGGATGTGTTCGTGCACTACCGCGCGATTCGCGGTGAAGGCCACCGCTCGCTGACTGAAGGCCAGCAGGTCGAGTACGCGGTGGTGTCCGGCGAGAAGGGTTTGCAGGCTGAGGATGTGGTGGGGTTGTAAATCCACTCTTCAGATCACGCAAAACCAAATGTGGGAGCGGGCTTGCTCGCGAATGCGGTGTGTCAGTCGACATTAACGTTGACTGACACACCGCATTCGCGAGCAGGCTCGCTCCCACATTTGGTCGGTGTCGCTTTTAAGCGGTTTTCCAGGTGATCTCTTCTTCGCCATCGGCGCTGATGCGCATCCAGCGATCCGCTGTTTCCTCACCTTCTTCCTCGACCCAGCTGCCCGGTGCGCAACGCACTTCGACGTTCAGCGCGGCAAACGCGGCGCGGGCACAGGCGATGTCGTCTTCCCACGGGGTCTGGTCGCTTTCCAGGTACAGGCTGTTCCATTTTCCTACGGCTTTCGGCAACCAGGTCACCGGCACGTTTCCGGCCTTGCACTTGTAGGTCTGGCCTTTCTGAACCCAGTCGGTGCACGGGCCCAATGCAGTGCCGAGCCAGGCCGCGATGGCCTTGTAGTCGACGTCGGCGTCTTTCAGGTAAATCTCGATATCGGGTTGGCGCATGGATGTCCTCACTGCGGGTCTGAAAAATCCATTCGCGGATTTAGCCGGCCTCAAGCCGTTGCTCAAGACCAAAAAATTATTGAAGTACGAAGTAATCGTAACGCATCGACACGGTGACCTCGAACGGCTCGGCCTGTTCGATGACCGCCGCCCGGCGTTCCGCACTGGCGCGCCAGCCGTGCGGCGTCATGGCCAACAGGTTGGCGCGATCCTGACCACTTGCAAGAATCAGTTTGAATTCCAGCGTTTCACTGTGTTGCAAAGCCATGCCTTCCGGCACCAAGGCCAGATGCTTGTCGTCGGTGTACTCACGCACTTCATCGTACAGCCGTTCGCGCAATTCCATCAGATGGCCGCTGGTCGGCCCGACTTTCATCAAGCCGCCGCCGGGGCTGAGCAAGCGCTTGGCTTCTTCCCAGTCCAGCGGGCTGAAGACGCTGGCGAGAAACTGGCAGCTACCCGAGGCCAACGGCACCCGCGCCATGCTGGCGATCAACCAGGTCAGCTGCGGGTTGCGTTTGCAGGCGCGTTTGACCGCTTCCCGGGAGATGTCCAGGGCGTAACCGTCAGCGTTGGGCAGGGCCTCGGCGATTTGCGCGGTGTAGTAACCCTCGCCACAACCGATGTCGAGCCAGCGCTGGGGCGCGTACTGCGCCGCCAGTTCCGCCAGACGTTTGGCCACCGGCGCGTAATGGCCGGCGTTCAAAAAGTCGCGACGGGCTTCGACCATCGCCAGGTTATCCCCAGGGTCGCGGCTGTTTTTGTGCTGAACCGGCAACAGGTTCAAATAACCCTGGCGCGCACGGTCGAAGCGATGCCCGGCGGGGCAGGCCACGCCGTTGTCCACCGCATTCAGCGGTTCGCTGCAGATCGGGCAGGCGAGCATCAGGCGAGCAACTTGATCAGGGTCTGGTAGTAGATTTCGGTCAGCACGTCGAGGTCGGCGGCCAGTACCCGCTCGTTGACCTGGTGGATCGTCGCGTTGACCGGGCCCAGTTCAACCACTTGTGTGCCCATGGTCGCGATGAAGCGGCCGTCGGAAGTGCCACCGCTGGTGGACGCCTTGGTTTCGCGACCGGTGATGTCCTTGATGCTCGATGCCACGGCATCCAGCAACGCACCCGGTTCGGTGAGGAACGGCAGGCCGGACAGCGCCCAGTCGATGTGCCAGTCCAGGCCATGTTTGTCGAGGATGTCGGCGACGCGCTTTTGCAGGCCTTCGACGGTGGATTCGGTGGAGAAGCGGAAGTTGAACACCGCCACCAGATCACCCGGGATCACATTGGTCGCGCCAGTGCCGGAATTCACGTTGGAAATCTGGAAGCTGGTCGGCGGGAAGAAATCGTTGCCGTGATCCCAGTGCTCGGCGGCCAGTTCGGCCAGGGCCGGGGCAGCAAGGTGGATCGGGTTCTTGGCGAGGTGCGGATAGGCCACGTGACCTTGCACGCCGTGCACGGTCAGTTTGGCGCCGAGGGAGCCGCGACGGCCGTTCTTGACCACGTCACCCACCAGCGTGGTGCTCGACGGTTCGCCGACGATGCACCAGTCCAGACGCTCCTTGCGCGCTGCAAGGCGCTCGACGACCGCCTTGGTGCCGTGATGCGCCGGGCCTTCTTCGTCGCTGGTGATCAGGAACGCGACCTTGCCCTTGTGATCCGGGTAGTCGGCGACGAAGCGCTCGGCTGCCACAGTCATGGAGGCGAGGCTGCCTTTCATGTCC
This genomic window contains:
- a CDS encoding cold shock domain-containing protein, encoding MATRETGNVKWFNDAKGYGFIQRADGVDVFVHYRAIRGEGHRSLTEGQQVEYAVVSGEKGLQAEDVVGL
- a CDS encoding putative RNA methyltransferase — encoded protein: MLACPICSEPLNAVDNGVACPAGHRFDRARQGYLNLLPVQHKNSRDPGDNLAMVEARRDFLNAGHYAPVAKRLAELAAQYAPQRWLDIGCGEGYYTAQIAEALPNADGYALDISREAVKRACKRNPQLTWLIASMARVPLASGSCQFLASVFSPLDWEEAKRLLSPGGGLMKVGPTSGHLMELRERLYDEVREYTDDKHLALVPEGMALQHSETLEFKLILASGQDRANLLAMTPHGWRASAERRAAVIEQAEPFEVTVSMRYDYFVLQ
- the dapE gene encoding succinyl-diaminopimelate desuccinylase translates to MTAHADLSPTLQLAIDLIRRPSVTPVDADCQKQMMQRLGDAGFNLEPMRIEDVDNFWATHGKHDGPVLCFAGHTDVVPTGPVTAWQIDPFNALIDEHGMLCGRGAADMKGSLASMTVAAERFVADYPDHKGKVAFLITSDEEGPAHHGTKAVVERLAARKERLDWCIVGEPSSTTLVGDVVKNGRRGSLGAKLTVHGVQGHVAYPHLAKNPIHLAAPALAELAAEHWDHGNDFFPPTSFQISNVNSGTGATNVIPGDLVAVFNFRFSTESTVEGLQKRVADILDKHGLDWHIDWALSGLPFLTEPGALLDAVASSIKDITGRETKASTSGGTSDGRFIATMGTQVVELGPVNATIHQVNERVLAADLDVLTEIYYQTLIKLLA